A single genomic interval of Salinarchaeum sp. IM2453 harbors:
- a CDS encoding 30S ribosomal protein S24e gives MEIEILEEDENPMLHRTDLRVEIQHEDATPERLSVRDSVAAMLNKDADEVVVRKLNTQFGMRKTVGEIRVYEDQKYAQEIEQTHMLERNKIGQEEEA, from the coding sequence ATGGAAATTGAAATTCTTGAAGAGGATGAAAATCCGATGCTCCATCGTACGGATCTTCGGGTCGAAATCCAGCATGAAGACGCAACGCCTGAACGACTGTCCGTTCGAGATAGTGTCGCAGCTATGCTCAATAAAGACGCTGACGAAGTAGTCGTTCGTAAACTTAATACCCAATTTGGAATGAGGAAGACCGTTGGTGAAATTCGAGTTTATGAGGATCAAAAATATGCCCAAGAAATTGAACAGACGCACATGCTCGAGCGTAACAAAATTGGCCAGGAGGAAGAAGCATGA
- a CDS encoding 30S ribosomal protein S27ae translates to MTRHELFTDDGDVTNDPCPRCDNSYLANHDDRKHCGNCGYTEWT, encoded by the coding sequence ATGACGCGGCATGAACTCTTTACCGACGATGGCGATGTGACCAACGATCCGTGCCCACGTTGCGATAATTCCTACCTTGCTAATCACGACGATCGCAAGCACTGTGGAAACTGCGGATATACTGAATGGACGTAG
- the argS gene encoding arginine--tRNA ligase produces MFLAAKQEIKDALESALSDLSYTTEDLGIERPPEDVDAIIASSVAYRLAGKAQAPPPKVAEEIAGEINTAELQYIDEVTATGAYVNFEPSSEYHIRTLEAGQNEKYGRRPDKQKSVVVEHTSANPTGPVHVGRARNPIIGDAIARLLDYAGFDVETHYYVNDAGRQIATFTWAYETFDETELPEPERDKQDYDLVRYYRKGNTFLEEGPEEEVEVAEEEIAAIMQGLEEGKPETYDRVSEVVDTVLSGMQDTLNRLPAEFDEFIKETKFIRDGSTKEIVTQLKKTEYAQETEDGAWELKLDDFGFEKNLVFVRSDGTSLYTTRDIAHHSWKFDNFDRAVTVLGEDHKLQAKQLSTALELLGEDTDALDSIHYSWVNLPDGTMSTREGKGIDLDDLLDEAVARAKEEVEKRLGDRVREETLTEEKIEQIAHQVGIGAVRYDIVAKQPTKQITFKWEQALDFEAQSAPYVQYAHARCSGIIEEAAAAGIARPSPEKITTTELETDAEVDLVETVARFPAVVEDAADELQPHVVATYTRTIADKFNGFYRECPVLDAEGKTQQQRLAIVVATKHAIQNALDILGIDAPNIM; encoded by the coding sequence ATGTTCCTTGCAGCCAAGCAGGAGATTAAAGATGCACTTGAGAGCGCTCTTTCTGATCTAAGCTATACGACAGAAGACCTTGGAATTGAACGTCCACCAGAGGATGTTGATGCAATCATTGCGTCAAGTGTTGCTTACCGACTTGCAGGAAAAGCACAGGCACCGCCACCAAAAGTTGCAGAGGAAATTGCAGGGGAAATTAACACTGCCGAGCTCCAATATATTGATGAGGTAACTGCTACAGGCGCATATGTGAATTTTGAGCCCTCTTCAGAGTATCATATTCGGACTCTGGAAGCTGGTCAAAATGAAAAATATGGAAGACGCCCAGACAAACAGAAGTCAGTTGTCGTTGAGCATACCAGCGCAAATCCGACAGGACCAGTCCATGTTGGCCGAGCACGAAATCCGATCATTGGAGATGCAATTGCCAGACTGCTAGACTACGCCGGATTTGATGTGGAAACACATTATTATGTAAATGATGCTGGACGACAGATTGCGACATTTACCTGGGCATACGAGACATTTGATGAGACAGAGTTACCAGAACCAGAACGAGACAAGCAAGACTATGATTTAGTCCGGTATTATCGAAAAGGGAACACATTTCTCGAAGAAGGGCCAGAAGAAGAAGTCGAAGTCGCAGAAGAAGAGATTGCAGCGATTATGCAAGGTTTAGAGGAAGGTAAGCCGGAAACATACGATCGAGTAAGTGAGGTCGTCGACACTGTTCTTTCGGGAATGCAGGATACACTTAATCGGCTTCCTGCAGAATTTGATGAATTTATCAAGGAGACAAAGTTTATTCGTGATGGATCGACAAAAGAGATAGTCACACAGCTTAAGAAAACAGAATACGCGCAGGAAACTGAAGACGGCGCGTGGGAGCTAAAACTAGACGATTTTGGATTTGAGAAGAATCTCGTTTTCGTACGGTCAGATGGAACATCGTTGTATACAACACGGGATATTGCACACCACAGCTGGAAGTTTGATAACTTTGATCGGGCGGTAACAGTGCTTGGAGAGGATCATAAGCTGCAAGCAAAGCAACTCAGCACTGCATTAGAGTTACTTGGTGAAGATACAGACGCATTAGATTCGATCCATTATTCATGGGTGAATCTCCCAGACGGAACAATGAGCACCCGCGAGGGTAAAGGGATTGATCTCGATGACCTTCTGGATGAAGCGGTTGCAAGAGCTAAAGAAGAAGTCGAGAAGCGACTCGGAGACCGGGTAAGGGAAGAAACATTGACTGAGGAGAAAATTGAGCAAATTGCTCATCAAGTTGGAATCGGAGCAGTTAGATACGATATTGTTGCCAAGCAACCAACAAAGCAGATTACGTTCAAATGGGAGCAGGCACTTGACTTTGAAGCACAGTCAGCACCATATGTACAGTACGCGCACGCACGGTGTTCGGGAATCATCGAGGAAGCAGCGGCTGCAGGGATAGCCAGGCCCTCACCTGAAAAGATCACGACAACAGAACTTGAAACGGATGCAGAAGTTGATCTAGTAGAAACAGTTGCCCGGTTTCCAGCAGTAGTCGAGGATGCAGCAGATGAGTTACAACCTCACGTTGTTGCAACCTACACGAGGACAATTGCAGACAAATTCAACGGATTCTATCGAGAATGTCCAGTGCTTGATGCAGAAGGAAAAACACAACAGCAGCGACTTGCAATCGTCGTCGCAACAAAGCATGCGATCCAGAACGCACTAGATATTTTGGGTATCGACGCACCAAATATAATGTGA
- a CDS encoding translation initiation factor IF-2 subunit gamma codes for MAEHHRHPEVNIGLVGHVDHGKTTLVQALSGEWTDQHSEEMKRGISIRLGYADSTFRRCPNLDTPEAYTVDEECPDGSKSEIVRTVSFVDAPGHETLMATMLSGASIMDGAVLVVSANEPVPQPQTEEHLMALDIIGVENIVIAQNKIDLVDRQQAMENAEEIKEFVAGTVAEDAPIVPISAQQEVNIDLLMQAIEEEIPTPDRDPDTDARMQVARSFDINRPGATWNDLLGGVLGGSLSSGTLEAGDEIEIHPGREVEEGGKSKYKPITTTVRSLQAGGDMIEEATPGGLLGVGTGLDPALTKGDALAGQLAGPPGSLPPTWDQFTMKVDLLDRIVGEMEGSVDEISTGEPLMLTVGTATTVGSVTSARDGECDVRLKRPVCAQEGDTIAINRRVGSRWRLIGIGTLIQ; via the coding sequence ATGGCAGAACACCATCGACATCCGGAGGTAAACATCGGTCTTGTTGGCCACGTGGATCACGGTAAAACAACACTGGTCCAGGCACTGAGTGGCGAGTGGACCGACCAACACTCCGAAGAGATGAAGCGTGGGATTTCTATTCGACTGGGGTATGCTGACTCGACATTCCGTCGATGTCCTAATCTTGATACCCCAGAAGCCTACACGGTTGATGAAGAGTGTCCTGACGGCTCAAAAAGTGAAATAGTCCGAACTGTTTCCTTTGTAGATGCTCCAGGGCATGAAACTCTGATGGCGACGATGCTTTCTGGCGCATCAATTATGGACGGTGCTGTGTTGGTTGTTAGTGCTAATGAACCAGTTCCTCAACCACAGACAGAGGAACACCTCATGGCACTTGATATTATTGGCGTTGAGAACATCGTCATTGCACAGAACAAGATCGACCTTGTTGATCGTCAGCAGGCAATGGAAAACGCGGAAGAAATCAAAGAGTTTGTTGCTGGTACCGTTGCTGAAGACGCCCCGATTGTTCCAATTAGTGCACAGCAAGAGGTTAATATTGACCTTCTTATGCAAGCGATTGAAGAAGAAATTCCAACGCCAGACCGTGACCCAGACACTGATGCACGGATGCAGGTAGCGCGTAGCTTTGATATTAACCGACCCGGTGCAACGTGGAATGATTTGCTTGGCGGTGTTCTTGGCGGAAGCCTGTCAAGTGGCACCCTTGAAGCTGGGGATGAAATTGAGATCCATCCTGGTCGCGAGGTCGAAGAAGGAGGCAAATCTAAGTACAAGCCGATTACCACCACAGTTCGGTCGCTCCAAGCTGGAGGAGACATGATTGAAGAAGCGACACCAGGAGGACTCCTCGGTGTTGGAACGGGCCTTGATCCTGCTCTGACTAAAGGTGACGCCCTTGCCGGACAACTTGCTGGTCCACCTGGTTCACTCCCCCCTACGTGGGATCAATTCACAATGAAGGTCGATCTCCTTGACCGAATTGTCGGTGAGATGGAAGGATCTGTCGATGAAATCTCGACCGGCGAACCGCTGATGCTTACCGTCGGAACGGCGACTACCGTTGGATCTGTAACCAGTGCTCGTGATGGCGAGTGTGATGTCCGACTCAAACGACCTGTTTGTGCGCAGGAAGGCGACACAATTGCAATTAACCGACGGGTTGGATCTAGGTGGCGGCTTATCGGCATCGGAACACTTATCCAATGA
- a CDS encoding GTP-dependent dephospho-CoA kinase family protein — protein MSVSLPSDLRPAFKGPFGPIYTDTATLISDLSPPVIAVGDIVTWHLERADFRPHLAVIDGRTERESVAEDIESLVTQRPNQLEITNPPGTITEELITALADGINSDTAATILVDGEEDLAAVPAVILAPTGATVVYGQPGKGMVPIDVTDKQKATFRALLGKMDGNTEQILQLLDKLAAK, from the coding sequence GTGTCTGTCTCTTTACCGTCAGATCTTCGCCCAGCATTCAAGGGTCCGTTTGGACCAATTTATACAGACACAGCGACGTTAATTAGTGACCTTTCCCCACCAGTGATTGCGGTTGGTGATATTGTCACATGGCACTTAGAGCGTGCTGACTTCCGGCCTCATCTCGCTGTAATTGATGGTCGAACGGAACGAGAGTCCGTCGCTGAAGACATTGAATCTCTTGTTACTCAGCGTCCTAATCAACTGGAGATCACAAACCCGCCCGGCACAATCACTGAAGAACTCATCACCGCTCTTGCTGATGGAATCAACTCAGATACAGCCGCTACAATCCTTGTCGATGGTGAAGAAGATTTAGCTGCTGTGCCAGCTGTTATCCTTGCCCCGACTGGAGCCACTGTCGTCTATGGACAACCTGGCAAGGGGATGGTCCCAATTGATGTGACCGATAAGCAAAAAGCGACATTTCGTGCACTGCTTGGTAAGATGGACGGAAACACTGAACAAATCCTTCAGTTGCTCGACAAACTAGCTGCGAAATAA
- a CDS encoding P-loop NTPase, which translates to MSGDTVYAVASGKGGVGKTTATANVAVAIAKLDYDVAIVDLDLGMANLNGWFALDPSGPTLHEVLADDADLTDAEYDAAGGVTIIPSRSDVESYTETDTSLLESVISDLRSRYDYVFLDIGAGISHETVLPLRLSDAAIIVTTPEEASLENANTTIELIHRLDGAVAGLIVNQTTSGDTLPESFTDEHMILGTIPSDSAVQASHETGIPHVLELPDSDATAGFMQVAERITGDEQLVSEQSDPLADAGLDSIELTTMDAIDVEDGQLHIDIEQLEMEDIDINSSSSDSESSDEGPADDSPVLALDDADTNSSTDEQSTDEGSDDTEESEDGGGFFSRLLR; encoded by the coding sequence ATGAGCGGGGACACAGTTTACGCAGTTGCCAGTGGAAAAGGTGGTGTAGGAAAAACAACAGCGACTGCCAATGTCGCCGTTGCAATCGCTAAACTCGACTACGATGTCGCTATCGTCGATCTTGATCTGGGCATGGCAAATCTCAACGGCTGGTTTGCGCTTGATCCTTCCGGACCCACACTACATGAAGTTTTAGCTGATGATGCTGATCTCACTGATGCAGAGTACGACGCTGCTGGTGGTGTAACGATCATTCCAAGCCGATCTGATGTTGAGTCATATACTGAGACCGACACATCCCTTCTTGAATCGGTGATCTCGGATCTTCGCTCCCGATATGACTATGTATTCTTGGATATTGGAGCTGGAATTAGTCACGAGACAGTCTTACCACTCCGACTCTCAGATGCTGCTATTATTGTTACTACTCCCGAAGAGGCTTCGCTCGAAAATGCTAACACGACAATCGAGCTAATACACCGTCTCGACGGAGCAGTTGCAGGTCTGATCGTTAACCAGACAACATCTGGTGATACTCTTCCAGAGTCGTTCACGGATGAGCATATGATTCTTGGCACCATTCCATCAGACTCAGCCGTTCAGGCTTCTCATGAGACCGGCATACCTCATGTACTTGAACTTCCTGACTCTGATGCGACCGCTGGTTTTATGCAAGTGGCTGAACGGATCACTGGTGACGAACAACTTGTATCTGAACAATCTGATCCCCTTGCTGATGCCGGTCTCGATTCAATTGAACTGACCACCATGGATGCCATTGATGTAGAAGACGGGCAACTGCATATTGATATCGAGCAACTCGAAATGGAAGATATCGACATCAATTCGTCTTCTTCTGACTCCGAATCCTCAGACGAAGGTCCTGCAGATGATAGTCCTGTTCTTGCTCTTGATGATGCTGATACAAATTCATCAACTGATGAACAATCCACTGATGAGGGTTCAGATGATACAGAAGAATCCGAAGACGGTGGAGGGTTTTTCTCCCGACTTCTTCGATAA
- the thrC gene encoding threonine synthase, with protein MTLELDSAAEPSPPEATNGVWLSCIGCEETYSPFDDILYTCPDCNSLLEVRYDSLPTFDDFSGSGVWRYTDMLPLEEGVSIQEGDTPLYHVPDLEDELSVSSLHVKHEGMNGTGSFKDRGMTVGVGVAQRLGVDRLAVASTGNTSAALAAYGARGNMETLVLLPAGKVAAGKVAQASLHGARILEVDGNFDVCLDIVQELAARGEVYLLNSLNPFRLEGQKTIGLEILEEHYERHGSYPDRIILPVGNAGNTSALYKAFREMVQPGALDPADVPALTGVQAAGAAPIVEAVENNWDGIERWNDVETIATAIRIGNPVNAPKALPGIRETGGTAVSVTDEEITAAQRDLAGEGIGVEPASAASIAGLRKLRSSGVVSNDEEVVCLTTGHLLKDPEAAAKAGGDPEPVPGDTDGVLNHINN; from the coding sequence ATGACGCTTGAACTGGATTCAGCTGCTGAGCCATCGCCGCCCGAGGCAACGAATGGTGTTTGGCTTTCGTGTATCGGTTGCGAGGAGACTTACTCACCGTTTGACGATATTCTCTACACCTGTCCTGATTGTAATTCACTGCTCGAAGTCCGCTATGACTCTCTTCCTACATTCGATGATTTCTCTGGAAGCGGTGTATGGCGGTATACTGATATGCTTCCACTTGAAGAAGGTGTCTCAATCCAAGAAGGGGATACTCCTCTTTACCACGTGCCGGATCTAGAGGATGAACTCAGTGTCTCGTCTCTCCATGTTAAACATGAAGGAATGAACGGGACCGGGTCTTTCAAAGACAGAGGCATGACCGTCGGAGTAGGTGTTGCACAAAGACTTGGCGTGGACCGCTTGGCTGTTGCCTCAACTGGTAACACCTCTGCTGCTTTAGCGGCCTACGGAGCACGGGGAAATATGGAGACACTTGTGTTACTTCCTGCTGGGAAAGTAGCTGCCGGGAAAGTAGCTCAGGCGAGCCTTCATGGAGCTCGCATTCTTGAAGTTGATGGTAATTTTGATGTCTGCCTTGATATCGTCCAAGAATTGGCTGCCCGTGGCGAAGTATATCTACTCAATTCGCTTAACCCATTCCGTCTAGAGGGCCAGAAAACAATCGGCCTTGAAATCCTTGAAGAACATTACGAGCGTCACGGATCATACCCCGATCGAATCATCTTACCAGTCGGTAATGCTGGCAATACTTCCGCATTGTATAAGGCATTTAGAGAAATGGTACAGCCCGGAGCACTGGATCCGGCTGATGTTCCAGCCCTTACCGGTGTCCAAGCTGCGGGCGCAGCACCAATTGTCGAAGCAGTCGAAAATAACTGGGACGGCATTGAGCGGTGGAACGATGTTGAAACGATAGCAACTGCGATTCGAATTGGAAATCCAGTAAATGCACCGAAGGCCCTGCCTGGCATTCGTGAGACAGGCGGCACCGCTGTTTCCGTCACTGACGAAGAGATTACTGCCGCACAGCGTGACCTTGCAGGTGAGGGCATCGGGGTCGAGCCGGCAAGTGCTGCATCCATTGCTGGCCTTCGCAAGCTTCGCTCAAGTGGTGTTGTCTCTAACGATGAAGAGGTTGTCTGCCTCACAACAGGCCATCTCCTGAAAGACCCAGAGGCAGCAGCTAAAGCAGGTGGTGACCCTGAGCCTGTCCCCGGTGACACTGACGGTGTACTAAATCATATCAATAACTGA
- a CDS encoding DNA-directed RNA polymerase has protein sequence MYKRVRVRDTVEVPPEELANVTPELVRELLQEKLEGQMDEDLGSIVSVTEVHDIGDGRVLPNRPGVYYEAEFDALTYKPEMQEVVDGNVVEVVEFGAFVGIGPVDGLLHVSQISDEYLSFDAENQQLSSGESDRIIGQNDPVRARIVTMSIDERNPRDSKIGLTAKQPGLGKHQWLEEERRKQEATAGDS, from the coding sequence ATGTATAAACGGGTTCGAGTTCGCGATACGGTTGAAGTACCGCCAGAAGAACTTGCGAATGTAACGCCAGAGTTAGTTCGTGAGTTACTGCAAGAGAAACTTGAAGGTCAAATGGACGAAGATCTTGGGTCCATCGTTTCTGTGACCGAAGTCCATGACATCGGTGACGGCCGAGTTCTTCCTAACCGGCCGGGCGTTTACTATGAAGCTGAATTTGATGCGCTTACATACAAGCCTGAAATGCAGGAAGTTGTCGACGGTAATGTCGTTGAAGTTGTTGAGTTCGGTGCATTCGTTGGCATTGGGCCAGTTGATGGACTACTTCACGTCTCCCAAATATCTGATGAGTATCTTTCCTTTGATGCTGAAAATCAGCAACTTTCGTCAGGTGAATCTGATCGAATTATTGGGCAGAATGATCCTGTTCGCGCTCGGATCGTCACTATGTCAATCGACGAACGAAATCCACGCGATTCCAAGATTGGTCTCACAGCAAAACAGCCTGGTCTTGGAAAACACCAGTGGTTGGAGGAAGAGCGGCGAAAGCAGGAAGCTACTGCAGGTGATTCATAA
- a CDS encoding bifunctional N(6)-L-threonylcarbamoyladenine synthase/serine/threonine protein kinase — MRILGLEGTAWAASAALFDVDQNHVQIESDAYLPSDGGIDPQEAASHMADALPAVIDAILDHAADTASPDSTYDIDAIAFSRGPGLGPCLRIVGTAARTLAARLDVPLVGVNHMVAHLEIGRHQSGFDSPICLNASGANAHVLGFHNGKYRILGETMDTGVGNSLDKFARHVGWSHPGGPKVEQAAKEGEYYDLPYVVKGMDFSFAGIVTAAQDAVDDGVPVQNVCTGLQETIFGMLTEVAERALSLTGSDELVLGGGVGQNDRLREMLQEMCEQRGASFYAPEPRFLRDNAGMIAVLGAKMYAAGDTISIDDSEVIPTYRPDEVPVSWRSEESVAQSQSSVLSGSVQGAEATVTYQNDRVTKRRNKKTYRHPELDERLRNERTASEARITSEARRSGIPTPPVLAINLDETILEFLYVGTEDLQAVPTENNIHTVGKQLAVLHNTGIVHGDPTTRNIRVDSEQVYFIDFGLGYYTDHIEDFAMDLHIFDQSITGTVDDPVPLRESLLSGYQSADVTLNTSSVIDRLHEIEGRGRYQ, encoded by the coding sequence ATGCGCATTCTTGGTCTTGAAGGAACTGCTTGGGCCGCAAGTGCAGCTCTTTTTGACGTCGACCAGAACCATGTCCAGATAGAGTCAGATGCATACCTCCCTTCTGATGGAGGTATTGACCCTCAAGAAGCAGCCAGCCACATGGCTGATGCGCTGCCTGCCGTCATTGATGCTATTTTGGACCATGCAGCCGATACTGCTTCGCCTGATTCGACATACGATATTGATGCAATAGCTTTCTCTCGCGGTCCTGGGCTTGGACCTTGTCTTCGCATTGTTGGAACAGCAGCACGCACGCTTGCAGCTCGGCTTGATGTTCCTCTCGTCGGTGTAAACCACATGGTTGCACATCTTGAAATTGGCCGTCACCAATCCGGATTTGATTCCCCAATCTGTCTTAATGCCAGCGGCGCAAATGCACACGTACTTGGATTCCACAATGGTAAATATCGTATTCTTGGCGAGACCATGGATACTGGCGTAGGTAACAGTCTTGATAAGTTTGCTCGTCACGTTGGGTGGTCTCATCCTGGCGGACCAAAAGTTGAGCAGGCTGCAAAAGAAGGCGAATATTATGATCTTCCATATGTCGTCAAGGGAATGGACTTTTCATTTGCAGGCATTGTCACAGCTGCACAAGACGCAGTCGATGACGGCGTTCCCGTACAAAATGTCTGTACCGGACTTCAGGAAACGATCTTTGGGATGCTTACTGAGGTCGCAGAACGTGCGCTTTCCCTGACTGGAAGTGATGAGTTAGTTCTCGGCGGCGGTGTTGGACAGAATGATCGTCTTCGAGAGATGTTACAGGAGATGTGTGAACAACGTGGTGCTTCCTTTTATGCCCCCGAACCACGGTTTCTCCGTGACAATGCCGGTATGATTGCCGTTCTCGGGGCAAAAATGTATGCGGCAGGTGATACGATCTCTATTGATGACTCAGAGGTTATCCCAACATACCGCCCGGATGAGGTTCCTGTCAGTTGGCGGTCAGAGGAATCGGTTGCCCAGAGCCAATCTTCAGTCCTATCTGGGTCAGTCCAAGGTGCAGAGGCAACAGTTACCTACCAAAATGACCGAGTCACCAAGCGCCGAAATAAAAAAACATACCGACATCCAGAATTAGATGAGCGGCTTCGCAATGAACGAACCGCATCTGAGGCTCGAATTACCAGTGAAGCAAGACGATCAGGAATTCCTACACCGCCAGTTCTGGCCATCAACCTCGATGAAACGATACTTGAGTTTCTATACGTCGGAACAGAAGATCTTCAGGCAGTGCCTACTGAAAATAACATCCACACGGTCGGCAAGCAGTTAGCTGTGCTCCATAATACCGGTATTGTACACGGTGATCCTACCACCCGTAATATCCGAGTCGACTCAGAACAAGTGTACTTTATTGACTTTGGGCTGGGATATTACACTGATCATATTGAAGATTTTGCAATGGACTTACATATTTTTGATCAGTCAATAACTGGTACTGTTGACGATCCAGTTCCGCTTCGAGAATCGCTTCTCTCTGGATATCAATCTGCAGATGTTACCCTCAATACGAGCTCCGTTATTGATCGCCTTCATGAAATTGAAGGACGAGGTAGGTACCAGTGA
- the spt4 gene encoding transcription elongation factor subunit Spt4 — protein MAEDRLVCHDCHRVVEPDEEICPACGSTSLTEDWAGYVVIAHPEKSKIAEEMEVTEPGPYALKVR, from the coding sequence ATGGCAGAGGATCGGTTAGTCTGTCATGACTGCCACCGTGTCGTTGAGCCTGATGAAGAAATCTGTCCGGCGTGTGGATCTACTTCGCTGACCGAAGATTGGGCAGGATACGTTGTGATTGCACACCCCGAAAAAAGCAAAATTGCTGAAGAAATGGAAGTGACTGAACCAGGCCCATACGCTCTTAAGGTTCGATAA
- a CDS encoding twitching motility protein PilT, translated as MTTTVIVDTNALMMPVELDVRLFDEIERVLRSHTDDIEVLVPQPVIEELRRLSDKGGEEGIAASVGHDLATDRCVPISTEVSYADDAVVELAQEGTADYVVTNDQALQERILSTSVPIISLRGTNKLAITEP; from the coding sequence ATGACGACAACTGTTATTGTTGACACGAACGCGTTGATGATGCCAGTCGAACTCGATGTTCGACTCTTCGATGAGATCGAACGCGTGTTACGGAGCCATACGGACGATATCGAGGTGTTGGTACCCCAACCAGTCATTGAGGAACTCCGCAGACTCTCAGATAAAGGTGGTGAAGAAGGCATCGCAGCAAGTGTAGGACACGACCTTGCAACGGATCGCTGTGTTCCAATCAGCACGGAAGTATCGTATGCTGATGATGCAGTTGTTGAACTCGCACAAGAGGGAACCGCAGACTATGTTGTTACAAACGACCAAGCACTACAGGAGCGTATCCTGAGTACTAGTGTGCCCATTATTAGTTTACGCGGCACAAACAAATTAGCAATCACGGAGCCATAA
- the prf1 gene encoding peptide chain release factor aRF-1, with protein sequence MTTQEAEEDSGRRKYEFRKVIEQLQEYEGSGTQLVSIYVPPDKRINEIVQHVTTEHSEAANIKSKQTRTNVQDALSSIKARLQYYDEPPENGMVLFSGAVDSGGGRTDMVTKVLENPPDPIQSFRYHCDSHFLTEPLEHMLADKGLYGLVVLDRREANVGWLKGKRVEPVKSATSLVPGKQRKGGQSAQRFARLRLEAIDNFYQEVAGMANELFVPKRHELDGVLIGGPSPTKEEFVDGDYLHHELQEKVLGKFDVSYTDESGLYDLVDAAEEALADAEIMEDKRLMKEFFSELHGGELATYGFKPTRQNLIMGSVDTLLISEDLRKDVVVFECGECGNTDYELIDQRHDTPEHNCSECGEPVTATTREDAIDHLINIADQRGTGTEFISTDFEKGEQLYNAFGGIAGILRYSTNV encoded by the coding sequence ATGACTACTCAGGAGGCAGAAGAAGACTCGGGCCGTCGGAAATACGAATTCCGGAAGGTCATCGAGCAGCTACAGGAGTACGAAGGGTCAGGAACACAACTTGTCTCCATTTACGTTCCACCAGATAAACGAATTAATGAAATTGTTCAGCATGTTACTACAGAGCACAGTGAAGCAGCGAATATTAAATCAAAGCAAACTCGGACAAACGTCCAAGATGCGCTGTCTTCAATAAAAGCGCGGTTGCAGTATTATGACGAGCCACCGGAAAATGGAATGGTATTGTTTTCGGGCGCCGTGGACTCGGGGGGCGGACGAACAGACATGGTAACGAAGGTGCTGGAAAACCCACCAGATCCGATTCAATCATTCCGGTATCACTGTGACTCTCATTTCCTGACGGAACCGCTTGAGCATATGCTGGCTGATAAGGGACTGTATGGGCTCGTTGTGCTTGACCGACGAGAAGCAAACGTCGGATGGCTCAAAGGAAAGCGTGTTGAGCCGGTCAAGTCAGCAACATCATTGGTACCTGGCAAACAGCGGAAAGGAGGCCAGTCCGCACAACGATTCGCTCGATTACGCTTGGAGGCTATCGATAACTTCTATCAAGAAGTCGCTGGGATGGCAAACGAGTTGTTCGTTCCCAAGCGTCACGAACTAGATGGTGTCTTAATTGGCGGACCTTCGCCGACCAAAGAAGAATTTGTAGATGGAGACTATCTACACCACGAACTTCAGGAGAAAGTACTTGGAAAATTTGACGTTTCGTACACCGATGAGTCGGGACTGTATGATCTTGTTGATGCAGCAGAGGAGGCACTCGCTGACGCAGAGATCATGGAGGACAAGCGGTTAATGAAGGAGTTTTTCAGCGAGTTACACGGAGGAGAGCTGGCGACATATGGATTCAAACCAACGCGGCAAAACCTGATTATGGGCTCAGTAGACACACTACTAATCAGTGAGGATTTGCGCAAGGATGTAGTTGTATTCGAGTGTGGAGAATGTGGCAATACAGATTACGAACTCATTGATCAGCGTCACGATACACCAGAGCACAACTGTTCAGAGTGTGGGGAGCCAGTCACAGCAACAACTCGGGAAGATGCAATAGACCACTTGATTAATATAGCTGATCAACGTGGAACGGGTACGGAATTTATTTCAACTGACTTCGAGAAAGGAGAGCAACTGTACAATGCGTTTGGTGGAATAGCTGGAATCCTTCGATACTCAACAAACGTGTAA